A section of the Brevundimonas sp. AJA228-03 genome encodes:
- the selD gene encoding selenide, water dikinase SelD yields MTTPEPRLTSLAHGGGCGCKLSPGVLRDILAGMPQAAAFTSLMVGTETSDDAAVWRLNDTQALVATTDFFMPVVDDPFDFGRIAATNALSDVYAMGGRPILALALVGMPVNVLSTGTIGQILAGGASVCADAGIPVAGGHSIDSVEPIYGLVALGLVHPDRVRTNRGAQVGDVLILTKGLGVGVLSAALKQGRLDQAGYATMLASTTRLNAVGADLAEVDAVHALTDVTGFGLLGHALEMARGSGRAVEIEAGAVPLLDGVEALARDGVRTGASGRNWDSYGAGVALPGGFDGWRRDLLTDPQTSGGLLIAVAPDAAPDVLARVRAAGFDRAAVVGRTVEGTGVRVV; encoded by the coding sequence ATGACCACGCCCGAACCGCGCCTGACCAGTCTCGCCCACGGCGGGGGATGCGGCTGCAAGCTGTCGCCCGGCGTCCTGCGCGACATCCTGGCCGGAATGCCACAGGCGGCGGCCTTCACCAGCCTGATGGTCGGCACCGAGACCTCCGACGACGCGGCGGTCTGGCGGCTGAACGACACCCAGGCGCTGGTGGCGACCACGGACTTCTTCATGCCGGTGGTGGACGATCCGTTCGACTTCGGCCGGATCGCCGCGACCAATGCCCTGTCCGACGTCTATGCCATGGGCGGGCGACCGATCCTGGCGCTGGCGCTGGTCGGGATGCCGGTGAACGTGCTGTCGACCGGGACGATCGGACAGATCCTCGCAGGCGGGGCCAGCGTCTGCGCCGACGCCGGGATCCCGGTCGCGGGCGGCCACTCGATCGACAGCGTCGAGCCGATCTACGGGCTGGTTGCCCTGGGGCTGGTGCATCCCGACCGGGTGCGGACCAACCGGGGCGCACAGGTCGGCGACGTCCTGATCCTGACCAAGGGACTGGGCGTGGGCGTGCTCAGCGCGGCGCTGAAGCAGGGGCGGCTGGATCAGGCCGGCTATGCGACAATGCTCGCCTCGACGACCCGGCTGAACGCGGTCGGGGCCGATCTGGCGGAGGTCGATGCGGTCCACGCCCTGACCGATGTGACCGGCTTCGGTCTTCTGGGCCATGCGCTGGAGATGGCGCGGGGGTCCGGACGGGCGGTCGAGATCGAGGCGGGCGCGGTTCCTCTGCTGGACGGGGTCGAGGCCCTGGCGCGTGACGGCGTGCGGACCGGGGCCTCAGGGCGGAACTGGGACAGCTACGGCGCGGGCGTGGCCTTGCCGGGCGGGTTCGACGGCTGGCGGCGCGACCTGCTGACCGACCCGCAGACCTCCGGCGGCCTGCTGATCGCGGTGGCCCCCGACGCGGCCCCTGATGTTCTCGCCCGGGTCCGTGCGGCCGGCTTCGACCGGGCGGCGGTCGTCGGCCGGACGGTCGAGGGCACCGGGGTGCGGGTCGTTTGA
- a CDS encoding glutathione S-transferase family protein, with amino-acid sequence MIVVHHLNNSRSQRVLWLLEEMGLPYEVKRYERDAKTMLAPPELRAIHPLGKSPVIQDGDIVVAETGAIVEYLLEAYPGRGLKPQPGTPEGRRFTYWLHYAEGSAMTPLLLKLIFGQLPTRSPGLVRPLVKAISNKAQTGFIDPQIASHTAYWEAELAKSAWFAGESFSAADIMMSFPLEAGASRAPYGKDKPRLKAFLTAIHARPAYQRALERGGPYAYA; translated from the coding sequence ATGATCGTCGTCCATCACCTGAACAACTCCCGATCGCAGCGCGTGCTGTGGCTGCTGGAAGAGATGGGCCTGCCCTATGAGGTGAAGCGCTACGAGCGCGACGCAAAGACCATGCTGGCCCCGCCCGAGCTGCGCGCCATCCACCCGCTGGGCAAGTCGCCGGTGATCCAGGACGGCGATATCGTGGTCGCCGAGACCGGGGCCATCGTCGAATATCTGCTGGAGGCCTATCCCGGGCGGGGGCTGAAACCCCAGCCGGGCACGCCGGAAGGGCGCCGCTTCACCTACTGGCTGCACTATGCCGAGGGGTCTGCCATGACGCCCCTGCTGCTGAAACTGATCTTCGGCCAGCTGCCGACCCGGTCGCCGGGTCTGGTCAGGCCACTGGTCAAGGCGATCTCGAACAAGGCCCAGACCGGCTTCATCGACCCCCAGATCGCCAGCCACACGGCCTACTGGGAGGCCGAACTGGCCAAATCCGCCTGGTTCGCGGGCGAGAGCTTCAGCGCTGCCGACATCATGATGAGCTTCCCGCTGGAGGCCGGGGCCAGTCGCGCGCCCTATGGCAAGGACAAGCCCCGGCTCAAGGCCTTCCTGACCGCCATCCACGCACGCCCGGCCTATCAGCGCGCGCTCGAACGCGGCGGACCCTACGCCTACGCCTGA
- the carB gene encoding carbamoyl-phosphate synthase large subunit has product MPKRTDIKSILIIGAGPIVIGQACEFDYSGVQACKALKAEGYRVILVNSNPATIMTDPDMADATYIEPITPEFVERIIARERPDALLPTMGGQTALNTALALDASGALEKYGVEMIGARAEVIDKAEDRQKFRDAMDKLGLESPRSKAAHNMEEALEGLAFVGLPAIVRPSFTLAGTGGGIAYNREEFEEIVLRGLDLSPTTEVLIEESVLGWKEYEMEVVRDKADNCIIICSIENIDPMGVHTGDSITVAPALTLTDKEYQRMRTGSINVLREIGVETGGSNVQWAINPADGRMVVIEMNPRVSRSSALASKATGFPIAKVAARLAVGYTLDELTNDITMVTPASFEPSIDYVVTKIPRFAFEKYPGAEATLSTSMKSVGEVMAIGRTFQESMQKALRGLETGLSGFDEIEIEGTVDAEDDASARAAVVRALGQPTPDRIRVIAQAFRHGLSVEEVHAACSYEPWFLRQIADIVRTEGHVRVQGLPTDPNDFRTLKAKGFSDARLAQLTGATEREVRHARRALSVRPVFKRIDTCAAEFKSATAYMYSTYETGALGQIAQCESEPTDRKKAIILGGGPNRIGQGIEFDYCCCHAAFAFADIGVESIMVNCNPETVSTDYDTSDRLYFEPLTAEDVLELIEVERSKGELIGVVVQFGGQTPLKLAHALHEDGIPILGTSLDSIDLAEDRERFQVMLNDIGLMQPPNGLARSAQEAADKADEVGYPVVLRPSYVLGGRGMMIVHDREQLDRYVGEAMRVSGDDPVLIDHYLNRATEVDVDALCDDETVFVAGVLEHIEEAGVHSGDSACSMPPFSLSGAIVTELKRQTEAMARALKVRGLMNVQFAIEEPHSDAPRIFVLEVNPRASRTAPFVAKTIGQPVAAIAAKVMAGVPLASFGLKDVPYDHIAVKEAVFPFARFAGVDTILGPEMRSTGEVMGLDFKRPGETGMAPAFARAFAKSQIGGGTTLPTSGCAFVSVKDADKPYVTEAVTLLLKQGFEVIATGGTHAWLVQQGLPVGYVKKVLEGRPNIVDVMKNGDVQLVINTTEGKQSLQDSFSLRRTALMMKIPYYTTTAGALAAAQGIEAIQADTLDVRPIQDFAH; this is encoded by the coding sequence ATGCCCAAACGCACAGACATCAAATCCATCCTGATCATCGGGGCCGGGCCGATTGTCATCGGTCAGGCCTGCGAGTTCGATTACTCGGGCGTGCAGGCGTGCAAGGCGCTGAAGGCCGAGGGGTACAGGGTCATCCTGGTCAACTCCAATCCGGCCACGATCATGACCGATCCGGACATGGCGGATGCGACCTATATCGAGCCGATCACGCCCGAGTTCGTCGAGCGGATCATCGCCCGGGAACGCCCTGACGCCCTCTTGCCGACCATGGGCGGGCAGACGGCGCTGAACACGGCGCTGGCGCTGGACGCGTCGGGCGCGCTGGAGAAGTACGGCGTCGAGATGATCGGGGCCCGGGCCGAGGTCATCGACAAGGCCGAGGACCGCCAGAAATTCCGCGACGCCATGGACAAGCTGGGCCTGGAATCGCCCAGGTCCAAGGCCGCCCACAATATGGAAGAGGCGCTGGAGGGGCTGGCGTTCGTCGGCCTGCCCGCCATCGTCCGCCCCAGCTTCACCCTGGCCGGCACCGGCGGCGGCATCGCCTACAACCGCGAGGAGTTCGAGGAGATCGTCCTGCGCGGTCTCGACCTGTCGCCGACCACCGAGGTGCTGATCGAGGAGAGCGTGCTGGGCTGGAAGGAGTATGAGATGGAGGTCGTCCGCGACAAGGCGGACAACTGCATCATCATCTGCTCCATCGAGAACATCGACCCGATGGGCGTCCACACGGGCGACTCCATCACCGTCGCCCCCGCCCTGACGCTGACCGACAAGGAATATCAGCGGATGCGGACGGGCTCCATCAACGTCCTGCGCGAGATCGGCGTCGAGACGGGTGGGTCCAACGTCCAATGGGCCATCAATCCCGCCGACGGCCGGATGGTGGTGATCGAGATGAACCCGCGCGTGTCGCGGTCCTCGGCCCTCGCGTCCAAGGCCACAGGCTTCCCCATCGCCAAGGTCGCGGCGCGTCTGGCGGTCGGCTATACGCTGGACGAACTGACCAACGACATCACCATGGTCACCCCGGCCAGCTTCGAGCCGTCGATCGACTATGTCGTCACCAAGATCCCCCGCTTCGCCTTCGAGAAATACCCCGGTGCCGAGGCCACCCTGTCGACCTCGATGAAGTCGGTCGGCGAGGTCATGGCCATAGGCCGGACCTTCCAGGAATCGATGCAGAAGGCCCTGCGCGGGCTGGAGACGGGCCTGTCGGGTTTCGACGAGATCGAGATCGAGGGCACGGTCGATGCGGAGGACGACGCCAGCGCCCGCGCCGCCGTCGTGCGCGCGCTCGGACAGCCGACGCCCGACCGGATCCGCGTCATCGCCCAGGCCTTCCGCCACGGCCTGTCGGTCGAGGAAGTTCATGCCGCCTGTTCCTATGAGCCCTGGTTCCTGCGCCAGATCGCCGACATCGTACGGACCGAAGGCCATGTCCGCGTCCAGGGCCTGCCCACGGACCCGAACGATTTCCGCACGCTGAAGGCCAAGGGCTTCTCCGACGCCCGCCTGGCCCAGCTGACCGGTGCGACCGAACGCGAGGTCCGCCACGCCCGTCGCGCCTTGTCGGTGCGCCCCGTGTTCAAGCGGATCGACACCTGCGCGGCCGAGTTCAAATCGGCCACCGCCTACATGTATTCGACCTACGAGACCGGCGCCCTGGGCCAGATCGCGCAGTGCGAATCCGAGCCCACCGACAGAAAGAAGGCGATCATTCTGGGCGGGGGACCGAACCGGATCGGGCAAGGGATCGAGTTCGATTACTGCTGCTGCCACGCGGCCTTCGCCTTCGCCGACATCGGCGTCGAGTCGATCATGGTCAACTGCAACCCGGAGACCGTCTCCACCGACTACGACACCTCCGACCGGCTGTATTTCGAGCCGCTGACGGCCGAGGACGTGCTGGAGCTGATCGAGGTCGAGCGGTCGAAGGGCGAGCTGATCGGCGTCGTCGTCCAGTTCGGCGGCCAGACCCCGCTGAAGCTGGCCCATGCCCTGCACGAGGACGGCATTCCGATCCTGGGCACGTCGCTCGACTCCATCGACCTGGCCGAGGACCGCGAGCGGTTCCAGGTCATGCTGAACGACATCGGTCTGATGCAGCCGCCCAACGGCCTCGCCCGCAGCGCCCAGGAGGCCGCCGACAAGGCGGACGAGGTCGGCTATCCCGTCGTCCTGCGCCCGTCCTATGTGCTGGGCGGACGCGGCATGATGATCGTCCACGACCGCGAGCAGCTGGACCGCTATGTCGGCGAGGCGATGCGGGTCTCGGGCGATGACCCGGTCCTGATCGACCACTATCTGAACCGCGCCACCGAGGTGGACGTCGACGCCCTGTGCGACGACGAGACGGTGTTCGTGGCCGGGGTGCTGGAGCACATCGAGGAGGCCGGGGTCCACTCGGGCGACAGCGCCTGTTCGATGCCGCCCTTCTCCCTGTCGGGCGCGATCGTCACCGAGCTGAAGCGCCAGACCGAGGCCATGGCCCGGGCCCTGAAGGTGCGCGGCCTGATGAACGTCCAGTTCGCCATCGAGGAGCCGCACAGCGATGCGCCCCGCATCTTCGTGCTGGAGGTGAATCCGCGCGCGTCCCGCACGGCGCCCTTTGTGGCCAAGACCATAGGCCAGCCGGTCGCTGCCATCGCCGCCAAGGTCATGGCGGGCGTTCCTCTCGCCTCCTTCGGCCTGAAGGACGTCCCCTATGACCATATCGCGGTCAAGGAGGCGGTCTTCCCGTTCGCCCGTTTCGCCGGGGTCGACACCATCCTGGGCCCCGAGATGCGCTCGACCGGCGAGGTCATGGGCCTCGACTTCAAACGTCCCGGCGAGACCGGCATGGCCCCCGCCTTCGCCCGCGCCTTCGCCAAGTCCCAGATCGGCGGCGGCACCACCCTGCCGACCTCGGGGTGCGCCTTCGTCAGCGTCAAGGACGCCGACAAACCCTATGTGACCGAGGCCGTCACCCTGCTGCTGAAACAGGGGTTCGAGGTCATCGCCACCGGCGGCACACATGCCTGGCTGGTCCAGCAGGGCCTGCCCGTCGGCTATGTGAAGAAGGTGCTGGAGGGCCGACCCAACATCGTCGACGTGATGAAGAACGGCGACGTCCAGCTGGTCATCAACACCACCGAGGGCAAGCAGTCGCTGCAGGACAGCTTCAGCCTTCGCCGCACCGCCCTGATGATGAAGATTCCCTATTATACGACGACCGCGGGAGCCCTGGCGGCGGCGCAGGGGATCGAAGCGATCCAGGCGGATACGCTGGACGTGCGGCCGATCCAGGATTTCGCGCACTGA
- the mnmH gene encoding tRNA 2-selenouridine(34) synthase MnmH, with protein sequence MIRRTIDLSPTARAGFDAILDVRSPSEFALDHIPGAINLPVLDDVERAEIGTLYVQSSKFLARRIGAAKVARNIAAHLDGALKDRDGSFRPLVHCWRGGQRSGAMAAVMDQIGWPVTVLDGGYMTWRRTVQTALYGDGADRQVVLLDGGTGSGKTALLARLAERGVQVIDLEGLAAHRGSLFGALKGQPQPSQKLFESRLFVALEGLDPGRPLVVEAESSRIGARTVPPALWAAMGRASVVELSAPVAARAAFSARVYADIAADPSALETALTRLPPHHSKETVAGWKTLAREGQVEALAAALIADHYDPAYRRMAARRDRPVLGRVEMAEVSDGALDRAADRMVATLSPQTGEGTSVSS encoded by the coding sequence TTGATCCGGCGCACGATCGATCTTTCGCCGACGGCCCGCGCCGGCTTCGACGCCATCCTCGATGTGCGCAGCCCCTCCGAGTTCGCCCTGGATCACATTCCGGGGGCCATCAACCTGCCGGTGCTGGACGACGTCGAGCGGGCCGAGATCGGGACCCTCTATGTCCAGTCGTCCAAATTCCTCGCCCGGCGCATCGGGGCGGCGAAGGTGGCGCGCAACATCGCCGCCCATCTGGACGGTGCGCTGAAGGACCGGGACGGCAGCTTTCGCCCCTTGGTCCACTGCTGGCGCGGCGGACAGCGCTCGGGGGCCATGGCGGCGGTGATGGACCAGATCGGCTGGCCGGTCACGGTGCTGGACGGCGGCTACATGACCTGGCGGCGCACGGTCCAGACGGCGCTGTATGGCGATGGCGCGGACCGGCAGGTCGTGCTCCTGGATGGCGGGACCGGTTCGGGCAAGACCGCGCTTCTGGCCCGGCTGGCGGAGCGCGGGGTTCAGGTCATCGATCTGGAGGGACTGGCAGCGCATCGCGGCTCCCTGTTCGGGGCGTTGAAGGGTCAACCACAGCCGTCGCAGAAGCTGTTCGAGAGCCGGCTGTTCGTGGCGCTCGAAGGGCTGGACCCGGGCCGCCCGCTGGTCGTCGAGGCCGAAAGCAGCCGCATCGGGGCCCGCACCGTGCCGCCCGCCCTGTGGGCCGCCATGGGCCGGGCGTCGGTGGTCGAACTGTCCGCTCCCGTGGCCGCCCGCGCCGCCTTCTCCGCCCGGGTCTATGCCGACATCGCGGCCGACCCGTCGGCGTTGGAGACCGCCCTGACCCGCCTGCCGCCGCACCATTCGAAAGAGACGGTGGCGGGCTGGAAAACCCTGGCGCGCGAGGGCCAGGTCGAGGCCCTGGCCGCCGCCCTCATCGCCGATCACTACGACCCCGCCTATCGCCGGATGGCGGCGCGGCGGGACCGGCCGGTGCTGGGCCGGGTGGAGATGGCGGAGGTGTCCGACGGGGCGCTGGACCGGGCGGCGGATCGTATGGTTGCAACCCTCTCCCCACAGACCGGCGAAGGCACTAGCGTCTCCTCATGA
- the greA gene encoding transcription elongation factor GreA, whose amino-acid sequence MEKVPMTAEGYRSLDDQLKQLKSVERPSVIAAISEAREHGDLSENAEYHAAKERQGWIEGSIAEIEDKISRAQVIDVSRLSGDQVKFGATVTVVDEDTEEEGRYQIVGEHEADVKKGKISISSPIARAMISKSVGDTVEVNTPGGVKAYEILKVEWK is encoded by the coding sequence ATGGAAAAAGTGCCGATGACGGCCGAGGGATACCGCTCCCTCGACGATCAGCTTAAGCAATTGAAGTCGGTGGAACGGCCCAGCGTGATCGCCGCCATTTCCGAGGCGCGCGAACACGGCGACCTGTCGGAAAACGCCGAATATCACGCTGCGAAAGAGCGTCAGGGCTGGATCGAGGGATCGATCGCCGAGATCGAGGACAAGATCAGCCGCGCCCAGGTCATCGACGTCTCCAGGCTGAGCGGCGACCAGGTCAAGTTCGGCGCGACCGTCACCGTGGTCGACGAGGACACCGAGGAAGAGGGCCGTTACCAGATCGTCGGCGAACATGAGGCCGACGTGAAGAAGGGCAAGATCTCGATCTCGTCGCCCATCGCGCGCGCCATGATCTCCAAGTCGGTCGGCGACACGGTCGAGGTGAACACCCCCGGCGGCGTGAAGGCCTACGAAATCCTCAAGGTCGAGTGGAAATAG
- a CDS encoding ribonuclease E inhibitor RraB: MRERETALDDDAIPHDERDAMVRASLAEHGDSGITPRHTLFYFHGEGDHDDLNEVARRAGFLTRGQDDTTILETTMAVDEASFSPVSAMMQSWAAAFQLDYDGWECAVVTN; the protein is encoded by the coding sequence GTGCGCGAGCGAGAGACCGCCCTGGACGACGACGCCATCCCCCACGACGAACGCGATGCCATGGTGCGCGCCTCGCTGGCGGAGCATGGCGACAGCGGCATCACACCGCGCCACACCCTGTTCTACTTCCATGGCGAGGGCGACCACGACGACCTGAACGAGGTCGCACGCCGCGCCGGCTTCCTCACCCGGGGCCAGGACGACACCACCATTCTCGAAACGACCATGGCGGTGGACGAGGCGTCCTTCTCGCCGGTCTCCGCCATGATGCAATCCTGGGCCGCGGCCTTCCAGCTCGACTACGACGGCTGGGAGTGCGCGGTCGTGACGAACTAG
- a CDS encoding mitochondrial fission ELM1 family protein gives MEIGSGPLRIQVVSDGRVGMENQALGLAEAVARLKPAEINVKRVRWRRAFDWLPVGLKSPGMLDPAGDAPFPADGQPWPDLWIATGRATLPLSLAARRLGDGHTFVVQTQDPRIDPAGFDLIVAPAHDGLTAPNVVSITGSPHRITPGALAAAAPAFADRLDALSRPRVAVLIGGRSKAFDLTEDHALALADRIEAAVRAVGGTLLLTFSRRTPALARAAITTRLSDLPGWIWDGTGPNPMFAFLETADHILVTEDSANMAAEAASTGKPVHILPMIARKAPGKFARLHADLAERGAARPFDGVLETWTYQPLAETDRAARVILKRMGRL, from the coding sequence GTGGAAATAGGCTCCGGCCCGCTTCGCATCCAGGTCGTCTCCGACGGCCGGGTCGGCATGGAAAATCAGGCGCTCGGCCTGGCCGAGGCCGTCGCGCGCCTGAAGCCTGCAGAGATCAACGTGAAACGCGTCCGCTGGCGGCGGGCGTTCGACTGGCTGCCGGTCGGCCTCAAGTCGCCCGGGATGCTGGACCCGGCCGGTGACGCGCCTTTCCCGGCCGATGGCCAGCCCTGGCCGGATCTTTGGATCGCCACCGGCCGCGCGACCCTGCCCCTGTCGCTGGCGGCCCGTCGCCTCGGCGATGGCCACACCTTCGTCGTCCAGACCCAGGACCCGCGCATCGACCCGGCCGGATTCGACCTGATCGTGGCCCCGGCCCACGACGGCCTGACCGCTCCGAATGTCGTCTCCATCACCGGTTCGCCACACCGGATCACGCCCGGGGCCCTGGCTGCCGCAGCGCCCGCCTTCGCCGACCGGCTGGATGCCCTGTCCCGGCCGCGCGTGGCGGTCCTGATCGGTGGACGTTCGAAGGCCTTCGACCTGACCGAGGACCACGCCCTGGCCCTGGCCGACCGGATCGAGGCGGCAGTGCGCGCCGTCGGCGGCACCCTGTTGCTGACCTTCTCGCGACGCACCCCGGCTCTGGCGCGCGCGGCGATCACGACGCGGCTGTCCGATCTGCCCGGCTGGATCTGGGACGGCACCGGACCCAATCCGATGTTCGCTTTTCTGGAGACGGCCGATCACATCCTGGTCACCGAGGACAGCGCCAATATGGCCGCCGAGGCCGCCTCGACCGGCAAGCCCGTCCACATCCTGCCCATGATCGCGCGGAAGGCCCCCGGCAAGTTCGCCCGACTGCACGCCGACCTTGCCGAACGCGGCGCGGCGCGACCCTTCGACGGCGTGCTTGAGACCTGGACCTATCAACCGCTGGCCGAGACCGACCGGGCGGCGCGGGTCATTCTGAAGCGGATGGGCCGCCTCTAG
- a CDS encoding cell wall hydrolase, whose product MTPSFASPIDWKRVTTRARRYAAALPAALAALGVAMAAGSTARSDADRTAEAVARVTEGDLSARGLAALSSRMDRAQLALAIRFDPNDRHPALLGLTPGWESLTLAGKPSLELGTNGLQAQRLNAAMPADRGALREARPFVFHTASEADRQRALRCLTQGVYYEAALESTEGQAAVAQVILNRVRDPNYPDTICGVVFEGAERTTGCQFSFTCDGALAQAPVSWAWNRARSVAERALAGHVAEKVGTATHYHADYVHPWWSPTLAKITQIGAHIFYRWKGIYGETAAFKQRYAGREPVIDEARFSRPRFVAPPTLLAGGDLDAADAAVLANGGASLRTVEINGHTRVVGVASLGGRRPATAEEIAAINARLAAFEAPAIASAPPAPPPVGVTRMDVEEVGRPVG is encoded by the coding sequence ATGACGCCATCATTCGCCTCGCCGATCGACTGGAAGCGGGTGACGACCCGCGCCCGTCGTTATGCGGCGGCGCTGCCGGCGGCTCTGGCGGCGCTCGGTGTGGCCATGGCGGCGGGATCGACCGCGCGTTCCGATGCGGACCGGACGGCCGAGGCCGTGGCGCGGGTCACCGAAGGCGATCTGTCCGCGCGCGGTCTGGCGGCGCTGTCATCGCGGATGGACCGGGCGCAGCTGGCCCTGGCCATCCGTTTCGATCCCAATGACCGCCACCCGGCGCTGCTGGGACTGACGCCCGGTTGGGAAAGCCTGACGCTGGCGGGCAAGCCGTCGCTGGAGCTGGGCACCAACGGGCTTCAGGCTCAGCGCCTGAATGCGGCCATGCCGGCCGACAGGGGTGCTCTGCGCGAAGCCAGGCCGTTCGTGTTCCATACCGCGAGCGAGGCGGACCGCCAGCGCGCGCTGCGCTGCCTGACGCAGGGCGTCTATTACGAGGCGGCGCTGGAAAGCACCGAGGGGCAGGCGGCCGTGGCGCAGGTCATCCTGAACCGCGTGCGCGATCCCAACTATCCCGACACCATCTGCGGCGTGGTGTTCGAGGGCGCCGAGCGGACGACGGGCTGCCAGTTCAGCTTCACCTGTGACGGCGCGCTCGCACAGGCCCCTGTCAGCTGGGCCTGGAACCGGGCCCGTTCGGTGGCGGAGCGGGCCCTGGCCGGGCATGTGGCTGAAAAGGTCGGCACCGCGACCCACTATCACGCCGACTATGTCCATCCCTGGTGGTCGCCGACCCTGGCCAAGATCACGCAGATCGGCGCGCACATCTTCTATCGCTGGAAGGGCATCTACGGAGAGACTGCGGCCTTCAAGCAGCGTTATGCCGGGCGTGAGCCGGTGATCGACGAGGCGCGCTTCTCTCGCCCCCGCTTCGTCGCGCCGCCGACGCTGCTGGCCGGGGGCGATCTCGACGCCGCAGATGCGGCTGTGCTGGCCAATGGCGGTGCCAGCCTGCGAACCGTCGAGATCAACGGCCATACCCGGGTCGTCGGCGTGGCCAGTCTGGGCGGTCGCCGACCCGCCACGGCCGAAGAGATCGCCGCCATCAACGCGCGCCTGGCGGCTTTCGAGGCTCCGGCCATCGCGTCGGCACCGCCGGCACCACCGCCCGTCGGCGTAACCCGGATGGACGTCGAGGAAGTCGGCAGGCCCGTCGGCTGA
- the trxB gene encoding thioredoxin-disulfide reductase, whose protein sequence is MSHPETTRVAIIGSGPAGWTAAIYAARASLNPVVIAGIQPGGQLTITTDVENYPGFAEVIQGPWLMEQMKAQALHVGTEIIEDIVVSCDLSQRPFRLKLDSGTEILAETVIISTGAQAKWLGLESEAKYQGFGVSACATCDGFFYRGKEVVVVGGGNTAVEEALFLTNFAARVTVVHRKDEFRAEKILQDRLFANPKVEVVWDHQVDEILGHNDGVASNVTGVRLKNARTGETHERSCDGVFIAIGHAPSSELFLGQLETKQGGYLVVKPGTTSTNVEGCYAAGDVTDDVYRQAVTAAGMGCMAALEAVRFLAEEDHARAHHPISHHEAEKIGAW, encoded by the coding sequence ATGAGCCATCCAGAAACCACCCGTGTCGCCATCATCGGTTCCGGCCCCGCCGGATGGACCGCCGCCATCTATGCGGCGCGGGCCAGCCTGAACCCCGTCGTCATCGCCGGCATCCAGCCGGGCGGTCAGCTGACCATCACGACCGACGTGGAGAACTACCCGGGCTTCGCCGAGGTCATCCAGGGCCCCTGGCTGATGGAGCAGATGAAGGCCCAGGCCCTGCACGTCGGGACCGAGATCATCGAGGACATCGTGGTGTCCTGCGACCTGTCGCAGCGCCCCTTCCGGCTGAAGCTGGACAGCGGCACCGAAATCCTGGCCGAGACGGTCATCATCTCCACCGGCGCCCAGGCCAAGTGGCTGGGTCTGGAATCCGAAGCGAAATACCAGGGCTTCGGCGTCAGCGCCTGCGCCACCTGCGACGGCTTCTTCTATCGCGGCAAGGAGGTCGTGGTCGTCGGCGGCGGCAATACAGCCGTAGAGGAGGCGCTGTTCCTGACCAACTTCGCCGCCCGGGTGACCGTGGTGCACCGCAAGGACGAGTTCCGCGCCGAGAAAATCCTGCAGGACCGGCTGTTCGCCAACCCGAAGGTCGAGGTGGTCTGGGACCACCAGGTCGACGAGATCCTGGGCCACAACGACGGGGTCGCCTCCAACGTCACCGGCGTACGACTGAAGAATGCCAGGACCGGCGAGACGCACGAGCGGTCCTGCGACGGGGTCTTCATCGCCATCGGTCACGCGCCGTCATCGGAACTGTTCCTGGGTCAGCTTGAGACCAAGCAGGGTGGCTATCTGGTCGTGAAGCCGGGCACCACCTCGACGAATGTCGAGGGCTGCTACGCCGCCGGCGACGTCACCGACGACGTCTATCGCCAGGCCGTCACCGCAGCCGGCATGGGCTGTATGGCCGCGCTGGAGGCCGTCCGCTTCCTCGCCGAGGAAGACCACGCCCGCGCCCACCATCCGATCTCCCACCATGAGGCCGAAAAGATCGGGGCCTGGTAG